A window of Flammeovirga kamogawensis genomic DNA:
GCAAGAAAATCGTCAGGGTATGGGCTGTACTGTTCTTCTTTAGAAAGTTTCTTTTTTTCTTCGTTGATTTTTTCATGATCAACTTTTTCTTCGCTATCTAATTCATTTGCTTTGTCTTCTGCTTCCAAAGCATCCCAATCAATTTCTTGATTTTGATTTTCTTGATTCTTTTTCATCTTAGTATTTATCTTTTACTTGTACGTTATATTTTGAAGCAATTATTATTCCCTTTCATAAGTAACAAACTATAAAATTAAGTGTGTTTTTTACTACTTTTTGTGCGTTACTATTCTATTTTAACAGGATTGATAATTTTTGATTTTGAATGAAAAGCGAACTAATTGTGGTTTCTTTTTAAACAAAAAAGGGAATAAAATAATTGCACATTGTAGAAATTAAATGATTTAATTTTACAATGTGCAACACTACAAAAAAAATTGTAGAAATATAAACCTTAAAGAGGTTAGTTAACGTATTCGTGATTTTTAAAATAGTAATTCTGAATAAGGCATTCACCTTAAAAATTCTATCATTATATCGCTACCACTAACTCCTTATTTATGATCGCCTAAAATTTTCTCTAAAATCTTAAGTGTAATTGCATAAGTAGGGCGAACTCCTGTTAGTCCTAAACTACCATTTGCAAGTGTACTTCCTGTAATTAGAGGGTTGTCAGAAGCATAATACGCGTATCTCACTTTTACGTCAGCACTTATATTATTTCTTATTTTAGAAGCTCCTTGAATTGCTTTCTGATAATGTGCTCCTTCCATTTCTAATCCCATTACACCCCAAGAAGAGTCTTTGAAGTATTTAAGAATATCTTTGTTTTGTAAAGATGTACCCAATACTGTAATCATTGGTCCACCTACACTTTTGATTTCTTTTAGATCAGCAAAGTCTTCTACTTTAAGGTCATTATTTACAGGGTAATTATCTGCTGTACCTTCAAAGATGTGTGCAGAAGGTATCATGATATCTCCTTTACCTCCTTTTAGAATACCGGCTTTACCCATTATAGAAACAGAACGAACATCTAATTCTATTTTATTGTCGCCATCTGTAAATGGTTTCAAGAGTTCGTCCATTGTTTCAAAAGCTTGTTCTCCAAATGCATAGTCCATTACAATAATAACAGGTGCATTATCTGGGTTTTTAAGCTTTTCAAACTTCACCTCTTTCGGTAGGTAAGAAGTAGGTATTTTAGCCATATCAAATAATTGGACTGAAATATTAGTTCCAGAGTCTTCATTTATTTGAATCATTCCTTTTTCCATAGCATTATTAGAAATCTTATCTCTAAGATGCCCATTTTCGCTTTGGCTTACTTCTTCCATTATTGTACTGAAGTCTACTTTTGTAGTTTTCTTTCCTAGTGCATCTAAAGCAAAGAAAGAATTCATTACACTGTGTAGGTTCGAGCTAATAATATGAATAGGACGGTGTATTAATCCATTGTGTGCTAAAACACGCTTAATTTTATCTGCCCATCTATCACCATACATGTGATGACCAATACGTTCTCTTAACGTAGGGCTGAAACTAATTACTCTAGCGTTATCTTCAAACTGCTCGTCCATAGCTAATTTACCTAACCAGTAAACAATATGGAAAAGACCGTTGTTTTTATCATTGTTCTGTAAGAATCTGTGATGAGCCGAACGTGTCTCATCGTAAGTTCTTCCTAAAAGTGTAGCTAAATAAGTAAAAGCAACCTCTTCGTTTTCTTTTGTAAGTGCTACTTTACCTGTTACAATTTCTTCTAGTTGTAACCATTCTCTTAATGATCTTCCTTTATCATCTTTAGCGTGATCTTTGATCTTTTTTGCTTCGATGTAAATAAAAGTAAGATGTGTTAATATATCGTAGATCTCACTTCTACCTCTAGTAATTTCGATGAACATTTGTTCTTCGTCAATTCTGTAGCAATTTCTACGTCTAGCATGTGGTATGATTTTCTTAAAAGAAGATTTTTCATACCCTTCTTCTGAAGTGAGCTTTATAAATCTAGTTTCCTCAATTCCTTTTGGTAAACGATCAAAAACATAGACAAGTCCATTGAGATCGACCTTTTGAGTATCAGCTAGAGTTCCATAAATTTCAGGCTGTAAGATTAGTAAATCTTGCATGATAGCATTTCCTGATGCTCCACCTGGCTTGTAGTAACCTCTGATAAACAGATGTCTCATTACTACGTACATTCTTTCAATTGCTGCTCTCGATGCCTGTGCTCTTGTTAATTCTCCCATATAAATGTGTTAAGTTGATATTTAATTTATGATTACTATGTGTGTTATAATTATTTGTAGCAAGCTACTTATTATTTATGTCTATTTACTATTGATTAGCAGTGAATTAACTGTTCTTTAATGTTAAAGAAACAAGGTAATGGTTTAGTTCACCTACATGTAATAGCTCGATTTCGTATCCTGCTGTTACTGCATATTCTTCTAAAACAGGGTAGCTTACATAAAGCCAATCAAACTTATCGCCTTTGTATTCTTTAAACTCCATCCAATATTGAATCTGTCCATAATATTCAGCCGTTAAATCGATCAGGTAAGAACCATCTTCGTCTTCAAAAAGGTGAATAATATCTGATGAATCAAAAACTAATTTACCACCTGGTGTTAACCATTCTTTTGCTTTAACAAGAAATTCGGCTAAACCATTCAATGTACCTACTAATCCAATGCCATTCATCAACATTAATAATGTATCGAATTTAGGACCATCATAAGCATAGATATCACCAGAAATAACTTTTTTAACGCCTCTTTTAGCAATGGTATCTGTTGCGAAAGTAGAAATATCCATTGCGGTAACATCAACACCTCTTTTTTGTAGGGCTAAAGCATGAGATCCCGCACCGGCACCTACATCTAATGTAGTACCTTTACAAGCATCTAAAGCCATTGTTTCTATAAGCGGCATGTCTTTTTCTTCTCTAAATAGAAGAGGAACAGGAATGTCGTCAGGTTCGCTAAAGTCGGAATAAACTTTAACGCAATAATCATCGTTATTATCTGCAAAAAAAGCTGCAATACCTGCACCCATTGCGTCTTTACTTTTATCTATTGTGTTTCCGTAGGTGGTCTTAGACATCTTTGAATTCAACTGTTAAAATACAAAAGTGTAAAATTTATGCAAATAACGATGAATTAAATTGATAATCAATAAACTGGGGTTAATGAATGGTAATTCAGTTTAAAGTAAGGTGACTAAGCGGTAAAAATCGACTAAAGTAAGTCTGAAAGCGTTTCTTTCTTGTATAGTGGTAAGGAATGGTGTTCTACTGTCTCCAAAGGTAATTTCGTATTCAATATCTTCTTTATTTAGTAGATTGTAGACTTCTGTAGCAAACAAAAATTGATCGGGCATACCACCTTGCTTGTATCTAATTTCACCAATTTGATTGGTATCTGTATTTTTCCAATGGACGGTGAAATGTTGGTAACCTTTAAAGAATTGGTTTGGAGCCAACATAATAAATGCATTGTCTTTTGTAGGGATGCTTACAATGTGTAACTGTATGATGGCCTTTGTAGAATCTATTACAGATTTATCGTATCTATAAATTGTTGTTGTTTCTGAAGATTGTTTGTGTGGGATAATATCATAGTAAGTTGCACGTACATTGTTAAAGTACATTCTAGTTTGGTCAAAAGTGACAAACTTAGGAGCAAAAGGGTCAATTACAATATCTTTGTAAGGTTGACAGGCGAAGGTAAAAAGTAAAAGAGTTAGTGAAAGTATTCTTTTCATTAGTGAAAAAGTTAGAGCATTTGGATAAACAGGAAATAGCGTTTTATCACTATTTCCTGTTTGATATTACTAAAATAACTCTTTTGCTAATGAAATGTTATATCTCAATGAGATTATTTTATTATAATCTTTGCATTAATGTTGGAATGATAGCGTTTTTCCATTCTCTAAAATCACCATCAATAATGTGCTGTCTAGCTTCTCTAACTAACCATAAATAGAAAGTTAAATTATGAACGCTGGCAACCATTCCTGCTAATGCTTCATTTGCTTTAAACATATGGCGTAAGTAACCTTTTGAGTAAAAAGTACTTACATAACCTCCAAGCTCTTGATCTATTGGTGTAAAATCATCTTCCCACTTTTTATTTTTTAGGTTCATGATTCCTTGAGTAGTAAATACATGACCGTGGCGTGCTTGTCTAGTAGGCATTACACAGTCTAACATATCTACTCCTAATGCAATATTCTCTAAGATATTGGCAGGTGTACCTACACCCATTAAATACCTTGGTTTATCTTCTGGAAGGATATCGCAGCAAAGTTCTGTAAACTCATACATCATTTCTGCTGGTTCTCCTACAGATAATCCGCCAATAGCATTTCCTTCACGTTCAAAACTTGCAATTTTTTCTGCAGATTGTGTACGTAAATCTTTGTAAGTACTACCCTGTACAATAGGGAATAATGCTTGGTGATGCCCGTATAATGGTACAGTTTCGTCTAAACGGTCTACACATCTTTGCAACCAACGGTGCGTTAAATGCATAGAATTTTTAGCATACGTATAATCTGATGGGTAAGGAGGACACTCATCAAAAGCCATAATAATATCTGCTCCAATAGAACGTTGGATATCCATTACTCTTTCTGGAGTGAAAAGGTGCTTAGAACCATCTATATGAGATCTAAACGTTACACCTTCTTCCTTAATTTTTCTAGTTTGAGCTAAAGAAAAAACTTGGTATCCACCACTATCTGTTAAAATAGGACGGTCCCAACCGTTAAATTTATGTAGACCACCAGCTTTTTCAAGAATTTCTGTTCCTGGTCTTAAATAAAGGTGATACGTATTTCCAAGAATAATATCAGCATTGATATCTTCTTTTAATTCACGTTGATGAACTGCTTTAACCGTACCTGCAGTTCCCACAGGCATAAATATTGGTGTTTGAATTTCACCATGATCGGTTGTTATTTTTCCAGCACGCGCCTTTGTTTGAGGATCTTTGTGCTTTACTTCGAATTTTAAACCCATAATTTCTGATTTCCATTTCTTTTGGAACACACCAAAATGCAAAGGTACATAATCAGTTTTAGATTATTGCGTTTAAAATTTGCCATTAAGAGACATTAAATTGTATAATTTTGAGTATTATTGGTGTGAAGTAGTGATTCTGGTGTATTTAGAATCTACTATTTTAATAAAAAGGTAAATAATAGTTAATATTGATCTTTGATTTTTGAATGTGTTTCGTCAATTTTGCCGTTGCATAGTTTTAACTAAATACTAACTAAATATTAAATAGTCTCAATTACATGGAGATGTTTATTACTAGAAATTACTACAGATTGCTTCAAATCTTTTTTTTATTGTTGTCTGTATCTGCCACAAAAGCATTAGCTCAAGATGGAGAAATGGTTATCTCCGGTATTTATAAAGGTGCTAATCTTTATGTAGAAAACCCTATGTTGACTGATGGGTCTTTCTGTGTAAGTAAAGTTATTATCAATCACAGCGAAATGCAAAAATTGCCCAAGGCAAGTGCATTTGAAGTTGATATGGCACATTTAAAAAAAGGTCAAGAAATTAGTGTTATCATTTTTCACTCGAACGATTGTGTTCCAAGAATTTTGAATCCAAACGCAATTCGTGATAAAGGACATTTTCAATTTGTTGAACTAGACATTACTGAAGATGGTCTTGAATGGGAAACCAGTGGGGAAGCAGAAGAAGGAAACTTTGTTATTATGAGGTTTGAACACAATTCTTGGGTTGAAGAAGTGATTGTTCAAGGTTTAGGAACAAATAAACTGAATAAGTACAATTATAAAGTTTTACATCATTCTGGCGAGAACAAATACAAGTTAAAGTACCTTGAGGTAACAGGTAAAATTTATAACTCTAGTGAGTTAATGCATACTTCTTCTAGCGAACAAGTGAAATTTTATCCTAATAGAGTTACTAAACTTTTATCTTTTACAAGACCTGTAAAATATGAAATACTTGACCAATACGGTAAGGTGGTACTAAATGGAAACTCTAAAGAAGTAGATTGTGCCAGCTTAAATGGAGGCAAATACTATTTTGTAAATTACGATAATAAAACAGAGCGTTTCTTTAAAAAGTAGTACGCATTGTATTTTTATAAAAAAGAGTAAGCACATTTTTAAATATGCTTACTCTTTTTTTATGGGATTACATTTGCAAAAACTAAAACGAAATAAGGTTTTATTCTTCTATTTCAATTAGAACTTGTCCTTTTTCTACTGAACTTCCTTCTGTGGCTGCAATACTTTTAATTACACCTTTGATTGGTGCTTTAAGAATGTTCTCCATTTTCATTGCCTCAAGTATTATTAAATTATCCCCTTTTTCAACTTCACTTCCTTCCGAACATAATAACTCTAATACTTTACCCGGCATTGGTGCTTTTACTATGTTTTCATGACTAACAGTGGCTGTACCCATACCTAACTGTTTTAGTAAATCATCTAGTTTTGTAGTTGCTTCAATCTCAATTTTTTTACCATTGATCTTTATACATGCATTTTTATAATTATTATCTGCTGTAATTATTTCTACATCAAACCTTTTATCATTATATATAGCAGTGTATACATTATTATGTGTGGGTTTTAATTTTAAATCAATAGTTTTGTTGTCGATTATTAAAGATTGTTTGTCTTTAATAACAGAATGTTGATTGTTATTAATTGTGATATTTAACATAGTGATGTGTTATAAGTTGATCAAAGAATTAATCAATTTTTTAAATATGTTTATTGTTGTTTATGTGGTGTATTAGATAATTTGATTCTAATTACAACCAAGTTAAAAAATCTACACTTAAAATTATACTAATGCGATATTTAAAGTTAGGTGTTTCTGTGATGTTATTTTTTATGACATTTACTACTACTTACGCACAGGAAAATTCACCAACCCAAAATGACCAAGGAAGTTCGAGTCAAACTTCTACGGAATATCAACAAAATCAATCTCAGCCTCAGCAAGAAGTTGTAACAGGTTCTACAAAAAAAGCAATGGAATGGGGCTTTTTTGGCGGTCCAATTTGGTCTATTCCAAGTGGTAATGCACCTCAGTTAAATACAAATATTAATTATGCTAATACAAGAATTAAAGCAAGAACTGGCGTGAATCTTGGCTTTAAATTTAACTTCTTTATCTCACAAGATCTATCGTTAGAATTTGATGTAATGTACAATGCGCTAGGTCAGAAAACGCAATTTTCTGGTTACTACCATGAGTTAGGTTATTCTGATGAATCTGTAAATTATACTGATGTTCTAAATTACTTTACTTTCCCTGTATTAGTAAACTATTATTTAAGTGATAATATCTACCTTAAAGGAGGGCTTTATGGAGCAGCTTTGGCTAGTGCACACAGAAGAGAAGGAAGTTTTACAGGAGACTACCAAGATACTGACAACCTATACAAAGGTGGTGATTTTGGTTTTACTGCTGGTATTGGTGCAGCAATGAATCATTTCTTTTTAGAATGGAGATACTCTAGAGGATTTATTGATATAACTTTTGAAGATGACAAGTTTTACAATCAAAACTTTCAGTTGTTAGTTGGTTTTAAATTTAAGGGATAATGAAAACAAGACATTTATATATATTCATAGGTTTTCTTCTTGCATTAGCAAGTTGTGGATCTGAAATTGATGGAGACTCGGGTGATAATGGATTGCCAGAAAAGGGTAATTTTATTTATAATTCTGATGTAGTGTATTATGATAAGCCAGGTGGAGATGAAGTACATCAAGAATCTTTTCAGGGTTATATGGTCTATGATGGTAATAAAAAGAGTTTAGCTTTTAAACCTTATGATGGCTCTGATTGGCAAATTACACTTCAGAATAGTTTACAGTTAGGTACAGATTCTGTTGCGTGGCAAATTGATAATCAGATAGTTTCTCTTGGAGGTGAAGATTTTACATTAGAAGGCTTAGATGTTTTTTCTATTAATGGCCAGGAATACCACTTATTAAAAACACAAGATTCTATCTTTGTAAAATACAGATCTTACTTATTGGATAACGCAAGTCCAGTAAATTATACAACAGCAAGTGTAAAAGGAGAGGAGTTTTAACCCTCCATATAATATACTCTCTTAACTCTTTGACTAATTGAGGTAAGAATTTCATAAGGAATTGTATTAATTTCTTTAGCAATGGTAGATATAGAACGGTTTCTTCCGAAGATGATAACTTCATCACCAACCTCGGCAGGGATATCCGTAATGTCTACCATTGACATATCCATACAAACATTACCAATTATAGGAGCCAAGTATCCATTAATAATAACCTTACCTGTACCGTTGCTTAAACGTCTGTCAAAGCCGTCTGCATAACCAATACCTATTGTAGCAATTTTCCTTTGTCCTTTAACTACACCTTTTCTACTATAACCAACAGTATCGCCGGTATTCATTTGTTTAATTTGAGCAATTACGGTTTTTAAAGTGGCAACGGTATGTAAATCTTCTTGTTTCATTCCATTTACTTCTATGCCATGTAAACCAATACCTAAACGAACCATATCCATTTGTGCATCTGGGTACCTTACAATTCCTGCAGAATTTAGGCAATGTTTAATCACTGTATACCCAATGTTTTTTTCTAAAAGGGCTGTTGTTTTTTTAAACGATTCAATCTGCCCTTTACTGTATAAATCATGAATATTTTCGTCTGCACCTGCCAAATGTGTAAAAGCTCCTGTTACTTTAACCTTGTTTTTCAACCTGTCTAAAACTCGGAATAAATAAGGAAGTTCTTCTTCTGTAAATCCTAAACGATGCATTCCAGTATCAAAGTTAAGCTGAATTTTAAATGCCGTTTCTGTATCTTCTTCTTCCAAGTAATGCTCCAAAGCGTCAAGCATTTCAATACTGTAAATTTCAGGCTCTAGTTGGTGCATTCGCATTGTTTCGAAAGAATCTGGAGAAGGAGTAAGTACCATAATTGGTGTTCGAATACCATTTTCTCTTAATTCAACGCCCTCATCTGCAAAAGCAACGCCCAAATAATCTACAAGGTTATATTGTAAAGTATTGGCAAGTTCAGTTTTTCCACTTCCATACCCTAATGCTTTTACCATAACCATTATTTTGGTAGTACTGTGTAGTAAAGAACGGTAAAACATTAGGTTGTGAGTTACAGCATCTAAGTTAATTTCTAGTTGGGTGCTGTGTATTTTTTTCTGAAGAAGTGCTGCTACTTTTTCAAACTCAAATTGTCTGGCACCTTTTAATAATATGAGTTCTTTAGAAAAAGTGATAGACTTATTTTTTATAGCTTTTCTGAAAGTGTTGGTATCAGTAAAAAACGAAGTATTTAATCCTTTAAATATTTCTTGATGTGCTTGTAATTGCTTTCCTACACCAATAAAACGTGTAATTTCATATTCATTACACAACTCATGTACTTTTTTATAAAGTGCATTTTTATCAGTATCACCTTGTAGTAGATCTGATAATATAAGTGTTCTTGATTTATGTTCTTGGTTTTGAGCAAGGAAACTTAAAGCAATCTGAAGCCCTCCTAAATCATTGTTGTAAAAATCGTTTATTAACGTAGTTTGTTGTATTCCTTCTTTTTTTTCAAGACGCATAGGGATGCTTTTTAGTTTACCAATACGGTTATTGATTTCACTAAATTTATAGCCCAAATGTACCATCATCGTTGCACAGTGCATTGCATTTTCAAAAGATGCGGCATCTGTAAAAGGAATATGTAACGTATAATCGGTGTTTCTGTAAACTACGTTAACTGTGTAATTTTCTGTATTTTTTATGCTGATTGATGCAGTCTGATCGTAACCCCAAGTAACACATGTGCAAGACTTAGTTTGCATTTCTGCATCAATTAGTTGGTGGTCTTTACAGTAAATCACATAATCGCAGTGATTAATAAGCGAGCCTTTCTCTTTTACCTTTTGTTCTAAGGATGTAAAATGTTTATCGTGTGCAGAACCAATATTAGTAAAAAGCCCAATAGTTGGCTGAATAATAGAAGCAAGATGTTGCATTTCGTTTGGTTTGGAGATTCCTGCTTCAAAAATTCCTAAATCATGTTTTTCGTTTATTTGCCAAACAGATAATGGAACCCCAATTTGAGAGTTATAGCTTTTTGGACTTTTAACTACATTTCTATCTATTTCTAAAATAGAATACAACCACTCTTTTACAATCGTTTTGGCATTAGACCCAGTAATACTTATTACGGGTAAATTGGGATATTGTAAACGATGGTATTGTGTAAGTTTCTGTAGTGTATCTAGTGTATTTAGGCAATATATAAATTCAGCATTTTTGTATTTATAGCCTTCGTCAAAATCACTAGTAACAACAAATTTCCGCACTCCTTTTTTGTATAATTCTTCTATAAAACTCTGTCCGTCTCTTTTTATGCCTTTTAAAGCGAAAAAAATTGTTTGACTTGGAGCTGTTAATAACCTACTATCAATCAGTAAATATTTTGCTTTCCAGAAAGGGGAGGAAAAGTCTATAGAATTCGAATTATTCATATAAATTTTTAAGGGATTGAATACAAAGTTATACGAATATCTGAAATGATAAAGTTAATGTCTATTGATTTATGAATTGTTTGATTTCTGCTGATTGAGTGTTTTGGAAGTGTGGGAAACAAAAAAGGGAAAGCGTTTCCACTTTCCCTGCTCTGTTAATGTTATATTTTAATTTGGCATGTTTACGTGACATTCGTATTAGAATAAATAAGTAAAAAGGTAGGAGTGCACTTGTATTCCTGCCTTTGTTTTTTAGTAAAATATGGTTGAATCACACTTTGTGAAATTTTGATTTTAGTGGAAAAAGTGGTTTAATTAACTTGTTCATTTTGTGTGATTTATAATTAAATACTATGAATATTGGTAGTTATGGATAATAATGGTTAATCTAATGTGTTTACTTACAACAAATCCAAAAAACACTCGTAATTTTGTAGACCGATCAATTATTATCTCCTCAAGAATTGTTTGTTTGATTGGTTTACAAGTAAGCATAATTTTGAATGAAAAGTATTCTACAAAAATATTCATATCACTATAAAGATACATTGAAGTTGGCACTTCCTGTTGTTATATCACAGGCAGGGCAAAACCTAACAAATATTATAGACAACGTAATGGTGGGCCATTACAATACAGTTTCTTTAGCAGCGGCAGGGTTTGCTAATAGTCTGTTTGCTATTTTCCTAGTTTTTGGAATTGGCTTTGCTGTAGGCGTTACTCCGTTAGTTGGAAAAGCCTATGGTAGAAAAGATTATGTTGAAATGAGAAGTCTTTTTAAGCACAGTATGTTCTTAAATGGAACTTTTGTTTTTGTTCTCCTAATAATTCTTTTTGGTCTTTCTAGACTAATGGGGTATATGGGGCAAACAGAAGAAGTAGTAGAAGCATCGCGTACTTATTTTATGATCAATGCTTTTTCTCTTGTTCCAATGATGGTGTTTTTTACCGCTAAGCAATTTGCAGAAGGTGTAAAGAGTACTAAAGTTGCCATGTATTTTACGTTACTGTCTAATATTATCAACTTTGTTATCAACTATGTACTTATTTATGGTAAATATGGTGCACCAGAATTAGGTTTAGTAGGTGCTGGAATCGGTACATTTGTGGCCCGTTTAGTTGGTGGTGTAGGCATGATGTTCTACGTTGTAAACAATAAACAATTTCATAAATATATAAGTGGTTTTATGGCTGTAAACATTCATAAAGAAAAGCTTATAGCACAGATGAAAATTAGTTTACCAATTGGCTTCCAGGCACTAATGGAAGTAGGTGCATTTGCTGTAGGAGCAATGATTGTAGGTACAGTTGGTACACAACCAATGGCTGCACACCAAATTGTTATGAGCATGATATCGCTTACATTTATGATGGTAAGTGGTGTAGCTTCTGCCGTTTCTGTTAGAGTAAGTAATTACTTTGGTCAGGATAATTGGGA
This region includes:
- a CDS encoding DUF6909 family protein yields the protein MGELTRAQASRAAIERMYVVMRHLFIRGYYKPGGASGNAIMQDLLILQPEIYGTLADTQKVDLNGLVYVFDRLPKGIEETRFIKLTSEEGYEKSSFKKIIPHARRRNCYRIDEEQMFIEITRGRSEIYDILTHLTFIYIEAKKIKDHAKDDKGRSLREWLQLEEIVTGKVALTKENEEVAFTYLATLLGRTYDETRSAHHRFLQNNDKNNGLFHIVYWLGKLAMDEQFEDNARVISFSPTLRERIGHHMYGDRWADKIKRVLAHNGLIHRPIHIISSNLHSVMNSFFALDALGKKTTKVDFSTIMEEVSQSENGHLRDKISNNAMEKGMIQINEDSGTNISVQLFDMAKIPTSYLPKEVKFEKLKNPDNAPVIIVMDYAFGEQAFETMDELLKPFTDGDNKIELDVRSVSIMGKAGILKGGKGDIMIPSAHIFEGTADNYPVNNDLKVEDFADLKEIKSVGGPMITVLGTSLQNKDILKYFKDSSWGVMGLEMEGAHYQKAIQGASKIRNNISADVKVRYAYYASDNPLITGSTLANGSLGLTGVRPTYAITLKILEKILGDHK
- a CDS encoding class I SAM-dependent methyltransferase, with the protein product MSKTTYGNTIDKSKDAMGAGIAAFFADNNDDYCVKVYSDFSEPDDIPVPLLFREEKDMPLIETMALDACKGTTLDVGAGAGSHALALQKRGVDVTAMDISTFATDTIAKRGVKKVISGDIYAYDGPKFDTLLMLMNGIGLVGTLNGLAEFLVKAKEWLTPGGKLVFDSSDIIHLFEDEDGSYLIDLTAEYYGQIQYWMEFKEYKGDKFDWLYVSYPVLEEYAVTAGYEIELLHVGELNHYLVSLTLKNS
- the tgt gene encoding tRNA guanosine(34) transglycosylase Tgt, encoding MGLKFEVKHKDPQTKARAGKITTDHGEIQTPIFMPVGTAGTVKAVHQRELKEDINADIILGNTYHLYLRPGTEILEKAGGLHKFNGWDRPILTDSGGYQVFSLAQTRKIKEEGVTFRSHIDGSKHLFTPERVMDIQRSIGADIIMAFDECPPYPSDYTYAKNSMHLTHRWLQRCVDRLDETVPLYGHHQALFPIVQGSTYKDLRTQSAEKIASFEREGNAIGGLSVGEPAEMMYEFTELCCDILPEDKPRYLMGVGTPANILENIALGVDMLDCVMPTRQARHGHVFTTQGIMNLKNKKWEDDFTPIDQELGGYVSTFYSKGYLRHMFKANEALAGMVASVHNLTFYLWLVREARQHIIDGDFREWKNAIIPTLMQRL
- a CDS encoding acetyl-CoA carboxylase biotin carboxyl carrier protein subunit; amino-acid sequence: MLNITINNNQHSVIKDKQSLIIDNKTIDLKLKPTHNNVYTAIYNDKRFDVEIITADNNYKNACIKINGKKIEIEATTKLDDLLKQLGMGTATVSHENIVKAPMPGKVLELLCSEGSEVEKGDNLIILEAMKMENILKAPIKGVIKSIAATEGSSVEKGQVLIEIEE
- a CDS encoding outer membrane beta-barrel protein translates to MRYLKLGVSVMLFFMTFTTTYAQENSPTQNDQGSSSQTSTEYQQNQSQPQQEVVTGSTKKAMEWGFFGGPIWSIPSGNAPQLNTNINYANTRIKARTGVNLGFKFNFFISQDLSLEFDVMYNALGQKTQFSGYYHELGYSDESVNYTDVLNYFTFPVLVNYYLSDNIYLKGGLYGAALASAHRREGSFTGDYQDTDNLYKGGDFGFTAGIGAAMNHFFLEWRYSRGFIDITFEDDKFYNQNFQLLVGFKFKG
- a CDS encoding bifunctional UDP-N-acetylmuramoyl-tripeptide:D-alanyl-D-alanine ligase/alanine racemase; this translates as MNNSNSIDFSSPFWKAKYLLIDSRLLTAPSQTIFFALKGIKRDGQSFIEELYKKGVRKFVVTSDFDEGYKYKNAEFIYCLNTLDTLQKLTQYHRLQYPNLPVISITGSNAKTIVKEWLYSILEIDRNVVKSPKSYNSQIGVPLSVWQINEKHDLGIFEAGISKPNEMQHLASIIQPTIGLFTNIGSAHDKHFTSLEQKVKEKGSLINHCDYVIYCKDHQLIDAEMQTKSCTCVTWGYDQTASISIKNTENYTVNVVYRNTDYTLHIPFTDAASFENAMHCATMMVHLGYKFSEINNRIGKLKSIPMRLEKKEGIQQTTLINDFYNNDLGGLQIALSFLAQNQEHKSRTLILSDLLQGDTDKNALYKKVHELCNEYEITRFIGVGKQLQAHQEIFKGLNTSFFTDTNTFRKAIKNKSITFSKELILLKGARQFEFEKVAALLQKKIHSTQLEINLDAVTHNLMFYRSLLHSTTKIMVMVKALGYGSGKTELANTLQYNLVDYLGVAFADEGVELRENGIRTPIMVLTPSPDSFETMRMHQLEPEIYSIEMLDALEHYLEEEDTETAFKIQLNFDTGMHRLGFTEEELPYLFRVLDRLKNKVKVTGAFTHLAGADENIHDLYSKGQIESFKKTTALLEKNIGYTVIKHCLNSAGIVRYPDAQMDMVRLGIGLHGIEVNGMKQEDLHTVATLKTVIAQIKQMNTGDTVGYSRKGVVKGQRKIATIGIGYADGFDRRLSNGTGKVIINGYLAPIIGNVCMDMSMVDITDIPAEVGDEVIIFGRNRSISTIAKEINTIPYEILTSISQRVKRVYYMEG
- a CDS encoding MATE family efflux transporter; translation: MKSILQKYSYHYKDTLKLALPVVISQAGQNLTNIIDNVMVGHYNTVSLAAAGFANSLFAIFLVFGIGFAVGVTPLVGKAYGRKDYVEMRSLFKHSMFLNGTFVFVLLIILFGLSRLMGYMGQTEEVVEASRTYFMINAFSLVPMMVFFTAKQFAEGVKSTKVAMYFTLLSNIINFVINYVLIYGKYGAPELGLVGAGIGTFVARLVGGVGMMFYVVNNKQFHKYISGFMAVNIHKEKLIAQMKISLPIGFQALMEVGAFAVGAMIVGTVGTQPMAAHQIVMSMISLTFMMVSGVASAVSVRVSNYFGQDNWEEARTAGFTGLQFALAAMSISAISFAVFNNFLPSLFTDDQEVIQYAASMLIFAALFQLSDGAQVIMTGALRGITDVKVPTFICFISYWVVSLPLGYYLTTYTDLSFLGVWIGLSTGLTLSAILLFIRFTSRTKHEIERRSVAHAEMKPVTA